A single genomic interval of Coccidioides posadasii str. Silveira chromosome 1, complete sequence harbors:
- a CDS encoding uncharacterized protein (antiSMASH:Cluster_1.1~EggNog:ENOG410PP4N~COG:S) has protein sequence MGKRKGCFDCSRRRIICDMTEPHCVKCAKRGIVCSGMGIRYRFSPGIASRGRFKDRQIPVLDASEARDSGNREALSRRSGSVSLVNPNFVQKTTRSPSTVQAKFASIGPVDHNVACHENDDERLMYLQRLLPEIQILDGRTHMLFTHFSAFVASALVPLDSKFNGYRRILLPLAHEDPEVRRAVCLVSALHLSSKVPELREAANAARLASIFGLKRFVREHDRSEVLSVSNWAVIILLLAGEMIRGGSDFSYLLKMLMSLVEARGSHDADSDVHSFLIQETKMIGLFGRPFLGESEGIQALSRGVESYRDFISHATRYDGNCSHQISVSLLIAAVSFATDIYLRRALSQPAFPSSTYDWASHYHYPSSTLPSSPSISLQHLISLVSGIYAHTPGSHSLVWVYFIGAAESSTEEDRNFFTTKLEELYRTIGFENIMIGVGNLKELWASGERQGKGGERIRWTERLPRVESLVM, from the exons ATGGGGAAACGCAAAG GCTGTTTCGATTGCTCCCGGCGTCGCATCATATGCGACATGACAGAGCCACACTGTGTAAAGTGCGCAAAGAGAGGGATCGTCTGCTCCGGTATGGGAATTCGATATCGCTTTAGTCCAGGAATTGCGTCGCGAGGGAGGTTCAAGGATCGACAGATACCCGTTTTAGATGCCAGCGAGGCGCGTGACTCTGGAAATCGGGAAGCATTATCAAGACGGAGCGGATCCGTTTCGCTGGTGAATCCGAATTTTGTCCAAAAGACAACTCGTTCTCCGTCAACAGTCCAGGCGAAATTCGCATCGATAGGGCCGGTGGACCATAATGTTGCCTGCCACGAGAATGATGACGAGAGGTTAATGTATCTTCAGCGGCTACTACCGGAAATCCAGATTCTAGACGGGAGGACACACATGCTCTTTACTCACT TTTCGGCTTTCGTCGCTTCTGCCCTGGTTCCACTCGACAGCAAATTCAACGGTTATAGGCGTATCCTCCTCCCATTAGCACACGAAGATCCAGAGGTTAGGAGGGCGGTTTGCCTCGTCTCTGCGTTGCATCTCAGTTCAAAAGTTCCAGAATTACGGGAAGCAGCGAATGCAGCAAGATTAGCATCGATCTTTGGCCTTAAACGATTTGTCCGTGAGCATGATCGGAGTGAAGTTCTGAGCGTCTCAAATTGGGCTGTTATTATTTTACTACTAGCTGGGGAGATGATTCGAGGAGGTTCTGATTTTAGCTATCTCCTGAAAATGCTGATGTCCTTGGTTGAGGCGAGAGGATCGCATGACGCGGACTCAGACGTGCACTCGTTCTTGATACAGGAAACAAAGAT GATTGGACTGTTTGGTCGACCGTTTCTCGGAGAATCCGAAGGCATCCAGGCACTCAGCAGGGGGGTCGAATCCTACCGCGACTTCATTTCCCACGCCACCAGGTATGACGGGAATTGCTCGCATCAAATTAGCGTTTCATTACTTATCGCCGCTGTATCCTTTGCAACCGACATCTACCTCCGACGCGCACTCAGTCAGCCTGCTTTCCCAAGCTCGACTTACGACTGGGCATCCCATTACCATTACCCTTCTTCTACGCTTCCATCCTCTCCGTCCATAAGTCTACAGCATCTTATAAGCCTAGTGTCTGGAATCTACGCTCACACGCCCGGTTCTCATTCACTCGTATGGGTGTACTTCATCGGTGCAGCTGAGAGTAGCACTGAAGAAGATCGGAATTTCTTTACGACAAAGCTGGAAGAATTGTACAGGACTATCGGATTTGAGAATATTATGATTGGCGTAGGCAATTTGAAGGAGCTGTGGGCCAGCGGCGAGAGACAGGGGAAAGGAGGCGAGAGAATAAGGTGGACGGAAAGACTGCCACGGGTAGAGTCGTTGGTTATGTAA
- a CDS encoding uncharacterized protein (SECRETED:SignalP(1-20)~antiSMASH:Cluster_1.1~EggNog:ENOG4113H08), which yields MHLKNLVIALGATFAASAYAAPLGGLDSLFEGLEQELETGFSDFERQLEGSGDDLQCTKACYSYPPECPRGWWPDLQGPCYTCCTHSKPKNPNPQPKPYDPYQPKPKPKPKPYDPYQPKPKPKPKPYDPHQPKPKPKPKPKPYDPHQPKPKPKPKPKPYDPYQPESKPYDPYQPELKPFDPYQPESKPFDPYQPESKPFDPYWPESKPFDPYWPESKPFDPYQPESKPFDPYWPESNHYDSYQLEPRAGPRPFLRIPRPRPRPHRPRPHRPSRPSRPRPRPRPGPHRPSRPQPRPQPVPIPQNPHLPNLDASLIDALLPKPHQETPQDPYQPKPQDPEPRPGDGDRVINVGFPAGDLKCHPACFPPSHQCPSGQQLRHLGGGCSTCCELPKPKPESNPEPRPEELTSSELQRSTSEGELKCFSGCGTPLFECPPGGWKPVYLTDLDCFTCCKPLKPKPKPESNPHDSDQPNPRPGDHDGPIIDHGALDPNHPHHHPHDSHQPAP from the exons ATGCATCTCAAAAATCTCGTCATCGCGCTCGGCGCAACTTTCGCCGCGTCCGCATACGCTGCGCCGCTGGGAGGGCTCGATTCCCTGTTTGAGGGACTGGAGCAAGAATTGGAGACAGGGTTTTCGGATTTCGAGCGTCAACTTGAGGGTTCCGGGGATGACTTGCAATGCACCAAAGCATGCTATTCTTACCCCCCTGAGTGCCCACGTGGCTGG tGGCCAGATTTGCAG GGCCCTTGCTACACTTGCTGCACGCATTCAAAGCCGAAGAATCCGAATCCTCAGCCAAAGCCCTATGATCCCTATCAGCcgaagccaaagccaaagccaaagcctTATGATCCCTATCAGCcgaagccaaagccaaagccaaagcctTATGATCCCCATCAGCcgaagccaaagccaaagccaaagccaaagcctTATGATCCCCATCAGCcgaagccaaagccaaagccaaagccaaagcctTATGATCCCTACCAGCCTGAGTCGAAGCCTTATGATCCCTACCAGCCTGAGTTGAAGCCTTTTGATCCCTACCAGCCTGAGTCGAAGCCTTTTGATCCCTACCAGCCTGAGTCGAAGCCTTTTGATCCCTACTGGCCTGAGTCGAAGCCTTTTGATCCCTACTGGCCTGAGTCGAAGCCTTTTGATCCCTACCAGCCTGAGTCGAAGCCTTTTGATCCCTACTGGCCTGAGTCGAATCATTATGATTCCTATCAGCTTGAGCCAAGGGCAGGGCCAAGGCCTTTCCTAAGGATACCAAGGCCAAGACCAAGGCCTCATAGACCAAGGCCTCATAGACCCTCTCGACCCTCTCGGCCACGGCCAAGGCCAAGGCCAGGGCCTCATAGACCCTCTCGGCCACAGCCAAGGCCACAGCCAGTGCCAATTCCCCAGAATCCCCACCTGCCAAATCTGGATGCCTCCCTGATAGATGCCCTGCTGCCAAAGCCCCACCAGGAAACGCCTCAGGATCCCTACCAGCCAAAGCCCCAGGATCCAGAGCCGAGACCTGGTGACGGTGATAGGGTGATTAATGTTGGTTTCCCTGCGGGTGATTTGAAATGCCACCCAGCATGCTTTCCTCCTTCCCATCAGTGCCCATCTGGCCAG CAACTACGTCATCTG GGGGGTGGTTGCTCCACTTGCTGTGAACTTCCGAAGCCAAAGCCAGAGTCAAACCCGGAGCCAAGGCCTGAGGAGCTTACCAGCAGCGAGTTGCAAAGATCTACTAGCGAAGGTGAACTGAAGTGCTTTAGCGGATGCGGGACTCCTCTCTTTGAGTGTCCACCTGGTGGCTGG AAGCCAGTATACTTAACG GATCTGGATTGCTTCACTTGCTGCAAACCTCTGAAGCCGAAGCCAAAGCCAGAGTCAAACCCTCATGATTCTGATCAGCCGAACCCAAGGCCTGGTGACCATGATGGGCCGATTATCGACCATGGGGCTCTCGACCCCAATCACCCTCATCACCACCCTCATGATTCTCATCAGCCTGCTCCCTGA
- a CDS encoding uncharacterized protein (antiSMASH:Cluster_1.1~EggNog:ENOG410PKF5~COG:G) gives MDIDEEPVPLPSAAPRDISPNITLQPPLSRRGNGPGIIIITSECLELNDSEETLDPPPRQKWAEEGYAVVEIKLPTQRDGSVLSNAVKVAVDQLIALKECDVNNTFGLILYDSGLLTSDEVSMFSLAQDILPVGGIVTYGSPILTRYPQLVHFPKKDAQQIPGLDANVKVHEYPETNSPQFVIPKHKDFLPSSAAVAHTRSLTFLKSKLGGPLFDLEAIWDEHTYFEFGDRSVAKTMGTMVQEPYMTGGIGRDRLSKFYRYHFIWNNPKDTRLELVSRTVGIDRVIDEFIFCFTHDEQIDWLAPGLPPTGQVVRLPMISVVNIRGDRLYHEHIWWDQACLLRQLNLLPEYLPFPYSLPNDKRPAEGKRFEYRVPVTGAEGASKLMDENSVKSNGMFSFEVREVEDK, from the exons ATGGACATTGATGAAGAGCCCGTCCCGCTGCCCTCTGCAGCACCAAGAGATATTAGCCCAAACATCACGCTACAACCCCCGCTCTCCCGCCGTGGCAATGGCCCCGGAATAATCATCATCACTTCCGAATGCCTAGAGCTCAATGATAGCGAAGAAACATTGGACCCGCCACCACGACAGAAATGGGCAGAAGAGGGGTATGCAGTGGTTGAAATTAAGCTGCCCACTCAGCGGGATGGATCGGTTCTCAGCAACGCGGTCAAGGTGGCAGTCGACCAACTGATAGCCTTGAAGGAGTGCGATGTCAATAATACCTTTGGATTAATAT TATATGATTCCGGCCTCTTAACTTCCGATGAGGTTTCGATGTTCAGCTTGGCTCAAGATATCCTGCCAGTTGGTGGCATAGTCACATATGGCTCTCCCATTTTGACTAGATATCCACAGCTTGTCCATTTTCCCAAGAAGGATGCGCAGCAAATCCCGGGGCTGGATGCAAATGTGAAAGTCCACGAGTATCCCGAGACCAACTCGCCGCAATTTGTCATTCCCAAGCACAAGGATTTTCTCCCTTCTTCAGCGGCGGTTGCACATACTCGCTCGCTGACATTCTTAAAATCAAAACTTGGAGGCCCTCTTTTTGATCTTGAAGCTATATGGGACGAACATACGTATTTTGAATTCGGGGATCGATCCGTTGCTAAGACAATGGGGACTATGGTCCAAGAACCATAT ATGACCGGTGGAATTGGCCGCGACCGCCTCTCGAAGTTCTACCGTTATCATTTCATCTGGAACAACCCAAAAGATACGAGGCTTGAACTGGTCAGCCGTACAGTGGGGATTGACCGTGTCATTGATGAATTCATTTTCTGTTTCACCCATGATGAACAGATTGATTGGCT TGCCCCAGGCCTCCCACCAACTGGCCAGGTCGTCCGTCTTCCCATGATCTCCGTGGTAAATATCCGTGGCGATAGGCTATATCACGAACATATCTGGTGGGACCAGGCCTGTCTCTTACGCCAACTAAATTTGCTACCTGAGTACTTGCCATTCCCCTATTCTTTACCAAACGACAAGCGTCCCGCGGAAGGGAAGAGGTTTGAGTATAGAGTGCCGGTTACAGGAGCAGAAGGTGCTAGCAAGTTGATGGATGAAAATAGTGTTAAGTCAAATGGCATGTTCAGCTTTGAGGTGAGGGAAGTTGAAGATAAGTAG
- a CDS encoding uncharacterized protein (antiSMASH:Cluster_1.1~EggNog:ENOG410PH96~COG:Q) — MHGPLPSDLPRSREGYHWTPHGGGGFQQGLPTLAAIRPETNVGSPRQVYDVIVVGAGYAGLTAARNAAREGLNILLLEARDRIGGRSWSSNIDGYAFELGGTWIHWAQPHTFREVYHYNMKDELEISQDYTRGVNHFQLITADGVRTMSHLAEDQLLESAVKKFVDVDGNLGRTVMPFPHTPTYNPDIAKWDKLSMADRIEQIKDDLTPAEKAALEGFALLCSGGTPENTGFYDILRWWALGFYTYQGVIDTCSTFKFHCGQSGFARRFFDEAVASKKVSYIFGCPITSVKDDGKTVQVTVQNGDKFIASRLICTIPVNVLGTIKFDPPLPEAKQQAIQAGQINQCSKVHAEVSDRDLRSWSAIAPYGKLINAFGDGTTPAGNTHIVAFGADLNPLHPEDDVGATKAAFDHLASMDIQRLVFHNWARDDYSRGAWCMFAPGVGTTFLETLRERHGNVLFANSDWATGWRGFIDGAIEEGARAAQMVQQELVTPSQTQTRL; from the exons ATGCATGGCCCACTCCCATCTGATCTTCCCAGGTCCCGCGAAGGGTATCACTGGACTCCTcatggtggtggtggtttCCAGCAAGGCCTTCCGACCCTTGCTGCGATTCGACCTGAGACGAACGTCGGTTCGCCCCGTCAAGTTTACGATGTCATCGTTGTCGGTGCTGGATACGCCGGTCTCACGGCTGCTCGCAATGCCGCCAGAGAAGGCCTGAATATTCTCCTCCTTGAAGCTCGCGATCGCATCGGTGGTCGCTCCTGGTCCTCCAATATCGATGGATATGCCTTTGAGCTGGGTGGAACCTGGATCCACTGGGCCCAGCCGCATACCTTTCGAGAAGTATACCACTACAACATGAAGGATGAACTCGAGATCTCCCAGGATTATACCAGGGGCGTTAATCATTTCCAACTCATCACTGCCGATGGAGTGAGGACCATGAGCCACCTCGCTGAG GATCAACTTTTGGAGAGTGCAGTTAAGAAGTTTGTCGACGTCGACGGCAATCTGGGTCGCACTGTGATGCCTTTCCCTCACACTCCGACTTATAACCCCGACATTGCGAAATGGGACAAACTTTCCATGGCGGACCGTATCGAGCAAATCAAAGACGACCTTACACCGGCTGAGAAAGCTGCACTGGAAGGATTTGCTTTGCTTTGCAGCGGTGGCACCCCCGAAAACACCGGATTTTATGATATTCTTCGCTGGTGGGCCCTCGGATTCTATACCTACCAGGGCGTTATCGACACATGTTCGACATTCAAATTTCACTGCGGCCAATCAGGATTTGCGAGACGGTTCTTTGACGAGGCTGTTGCCTCCAAGAAGGTCTCGTACATCTTTGGCTGCCCCATTACTTCCGTAAAGGATGACGGCAAAACTGTGCAGGTAACCGTGCAGAATGGTGACAAGTTCATCGCTTCGAGGCTTATCTGCACGATCCCTGTCAACGTTCTCGGGACCATCAAATTTGATCCTCCCTTGCCAGAAGCCAAGCAACAGGCAATCCAGGCTGGCCAGATCAACCAGTGCTCTAAAGTGCATGCTGAGGTTAGCGATCGGGACCTTCGCTCGTGGAGCGCCATCGCGCCCTACGGCAAGCTAATTAATGCCTTTGGAGACGGCACGACCCCTGCGGGCAATACACACATCGTCGCCTTTGGCGCAGATTTGAACCCACTTCACCCTGAAGACGATGTTGGGGCCACTAAAGCAGCATTCGATCACTTGGCATCTATGGACATCCAACGGCTCGTTTTTCACAACTGGGCTCGTGATGATTATTCCCGTGGAGCTTGGTGCATGTTCGCGCCCGGTGTTGGAACCACGTTCTTGGAGACTCTTCGTGAGCGACATGGTAACGTTCTTTTTGCAAACTCCGATTGGGCTACTGGATGGCGTGGATTCATCGATGGAGCCATCGAGGAGGGAGCCCGGGCTGCCCAGATGGTGCAGCAGGAGCTTGTCACTCCCTCACAGACGCAAACCAGGTTGTAG
- a CDS encoding uncharacterized protein (antiSMASH:Cluster_1.1~EggNog:ENOG410Q58X) has translation MPATLNTLPVELLLHISANIRTLRNVLRLASCSRRLYDILIPWAYRSIHLKESPRLASGVLRAVLLNPNLAQCVRELDVTLSDPVSFSPCEESGGSDRPMPLPIDPGLLERAVDDASYSTDEKTKWLGDLEKGKPDAYIGLLLVSLAGLKRLSLTSVGDEVYCHKILERASEGKKPFDETGPRFARLVEARVFDIGQSRYFTSNKLIPFLRFPALRSIYATAIFDNDEAWQQQESSNITHLNLTGQVCINGLHGLLPSCKYLKSFEYTHCYPGTQGSFEPKRLYNSLLEVKDTLERLSIKSYQRHQSDYALVGSFAAFTSLKYLEIGVEFLRSTDCHSKLHILLPRSLEALFIDRVNGDCLSWVLQELNTWIDDWAKYTPNFNHLEVDSSDTLTEAQHDEIMVHCQRWGDVLGDHATINWEI, from the coding sequence atgCCGGCAACTTTGAACACGCTGCCGGTCGAATTGCTCCTTCATATTTCCGCCAACATCAGGACGCTTCGAAATGTTCTGAGGCTAGCGTCGTGCTCTCGCCGATTATACGATATATTGATCCCCTGGGCCTATCGCTCTATTCATCTCAAAGAGTCTCCGCGCCTTGCTTCGGGTGTTCTACGCGCGGTTTTGCTGAATCCGAATCTAGCCCAGTGTGTTCGAGAGCTCGATGTTACCCTTTCAGATCCCGTTTCCTTTAGCCCATGTGAAGAGTCTGGTGGTTCAGACAGGCCAATGCCTCTTCCAATCGACCCCGGACTTCTTGAACGTGCTGTTGACGATGCAAGCTACTCAACAGATGAGAAAACTAAGTGGCTGGGCGATCTGGAGAAGGGAAAGCCGGATGCGTATATTGGTCTACTGCTGGTATCATTAGCTGGGCTGAAAAGATTATCCCTTACGTCTGTGGGAGACGAAGTGTACTGCCACAAGATCCTGGAACGCGCATCCGAGGGCAAGAAGCCGTTCGACGAGACGGGTCCACGATTCGCACGTCTCGTTGAAGCAAGGGTTTTCGATATTGGTCAGTCCCGGTACTTCACCTCGAACAAGCTCATCCCGTTTCTCCGTTTTCCGGCGTTACGCAGCATATACGCGACTGCGATTTTTGATAACGATGAAGCTTGGCAGCAGCAAGAGAGTTCGAACATCACGCACTTGAATCTCACTGGCCAGGTTTGCATAAATGGCTTACACGGGCTTCTTCCAAGCTGCAAGTATCTAAAATCGTTCGAATACACACATTGTTATCCGGGCACGCAGGGCAGCTTCGAGCCGAAGCGGCTTTATAATTCCCTGCTTGAGGTTAAGGATACCCTTGAACGTCTCTCTATCAAGTCCTACCAACGTCACCAAAGTGATTACGCCCTCGTGGGTTCATTCGCCGCCTTTACATCTCTTAAATACCTTGAAATAGGCGTGGAGTTTCTTCGCAGCACGGATTGTCACTCGAAGCTTCATATCCTGCTACCTCGCTCTCTGGAGGCTCTCTTTATCGATCGCGTAAACGGAGATTGCTTAAGCTGGGTCCTGCAGGAACTGAATACGTGGATAGACGACTGGGCGAAGTACACGCCGAACTTTAATCATCTTGAAGTCGACAGTTCTGATACCCTCACCGAGGCGCAACACGATGAGATCATGGTGCACTGTCAGAGATGGGGTGACGTCCTGGGCGATCATGCTACGATCAACTGGGAAATATGA